The window tttgacatctgtagtatgtaaggtcttggaaaaaaatctgaaggagaaagtagttaaggacattgaagtcattggtaattgggacaaattacaacatggttttacaaaaggtagatcatgccaaaccaacctaatctccttctttgataaagtaacagattatttagacaaaggaaatacagtggatctaatttacctcgatttcagtaattCATTTGACAcgattccacatggggaattattagtgagattggaaaagatggggatcaatatgaaaatcgaaaggtggataaggacctGGTTAAAGGGGTGACTACAGTGGGTCTTAcagaagggtgaactgtcaggctggaaggaggttactagtggagttcctcagggatcagttttgggaccaatcttatttaacctttttattactgaccttggcacaaaaagcgggaatgtgctaataaagtttgcggatgacacaaagctgggaagtattgctaacacagagaaggaccgggatatcctacaggaagatctggatgaccagatctgtaaactggagtaaaagtaataggatgaaattaaatagtgaaaagtgcaaggtcattcatttagggattaataataagaattttagttataaattggggacacatcagttggaagtaacagaggaggagaaggaccttggagtattggttgatcacaggatgactatgatccgcccatgtgatatggccattaaaaagctaatgcagttttaggatgcatcaggcggggtattcacagcaaagataaggaggtgttagtgccattatataaggcactggtgagatttcatctggaatactgtgtgcagttctggtcccatgtttaagaaggatgaattcaaactggaacaggttcagagacaggctattaggatgatccagggaatggaaaacctgtctcatgaaaggagactcaaagagcttggcttgtttaacctaaccaaaagaaggttgaggggagatatgctagctctttataaatatatcagagggataaatattagggagggagagaaattatttaagcttagtaccaatgtggacacaagaacaaatgggtagaaactggacactaggaagtttagacttgaaattagatgaaggtttctaaccattagaggagtgaaattctggaacagtcttccaaggaaagtagtgggggcaaaagacatatctggctttaagactaagcttgatacgtttatggaaaggatggtatgatgggatatcccaattttggcaattgatctttgattatcagcaggtaagtatgcccagtggtctgtgatgggaagttagatgggataggatctgagttactgcagagaattctttcctgggtgctggctggtgagtcttgcccacatgctcaaggtttagctgatcgctatatttggggtcgggaaggaattttcctctggggcagattggcagaggccctggaggtttttcgccttcctctgcagcatggggcatgggtcacttgctggaggattctctgcaccttgaggtcttcaaaccacaatttcggacttcaataactcagacataggttagggatttgttgtagaagtggatgggtaggattccgtggtctgctttgtgcaggaggtcagattagatgatcataatggtcccttctgaccttagagtctatgagtctatgagacttgtGTTTATCAAAGATCTGGTCTAAGGTACGATTTCACGTATAAATAGAATTGTAGAACCCACAGGGTGAGAAGGGACCGCAaaaccccctgccaagatacaGGATTTGTTTTCTCTAAACCATCCAGGACAGATGAATGTCAAACCTTCTTGGGAAAACTTCTAGTGAAGGTGCTTCCACATCTGCATTGTCCTCCTGGCcttagagttaggaagtttttcctgagatttcatcTAAACCTGCTCtgttgtagtttgaacccattgacTCTCTGttgcaagagagaacaacttttctccatcgtTTTTTACGGCAGCCTTTCAAATATCAAATCCTCTTCCCTGAGACATGTAACTATATCAGTCAAACCCGGGTGTAGACCCCACCATGAGGTCAACCTAGTtattgcctctcagggaggtggattacctacgctgATGGGTAAATAGTCTCTTcaatgaagtgctacagcagtgccgcTGTAGCatgttaagtgtagacaagccctcaaacaGATCatccagaaaaacatccagtctggatctgcagACATAGGAAcctagagaatccaccacttcccttcgcAGTTTctcccaatggttaatcaccctcagtgCTAAACACCTCACCCTAATTTCCACCTGAAATTTATCTGGCTTGGGATTAgctctgcctttctccactatATTGCAGAGCCCGTTACTACCCATGGTTTTCTCCCCATGAAATTCTCCATTTGATCGCCCTTTTGATAAGATAAATAGATGAAGCTCTTTAAATATCTCACTGGTCGGCATTTTCTGCTGCCTCCAATCCTTTTTGTGCCTCTTCTGCACGTTCTCcaaattttcaaattttgaaatgtggACCCCGGAACTGGATGCAGTCAGTTTTATCCATGCCatatgcagaggtaaaatccttctccTGCTCCAACTCACCACTACGATGAGTTGGTTTACAcagtgacccctaaatccttttcagaatccCTCAATTCCATAATACAGTGATCGAGTCTGTGGGTCAGGCCTGTGTTCCCTGTTCCGAGATGATAAGTTTGCATTTGACTGTATTGAAACATTTGTGTCTGCCCTGGCTGCCTCATGTAACTACTCTGACAAGTCTGGATCCTCCACTCTTTTAGCTGCAGTGATTTTCTATttgcttccagatcattaatgaaaatgttgaatagcatcgggcctagaactgatccctgcagaaccccactagaaacacccccatTACCTGCAATACCCCATTGACAGCTGCTTCCTGAGATTGGTCCATTAGCCAGTTTTTAGTCTATTTTACGTGTGCTCTACTGATATTGGACAGTGTTTTTATCTGAATGTTTTCCCCAACTCCATCAAATGCCTCAGAGACATCGAAGTCTATTGTGCATGTGCAGTTCCCTTGGTCAACCAAACCTGTACAGCCAATAAAGGATGAAAACTTATTTGGCAAGACCTGTTTCCATAAACCCTGTTGGTGACTCACATTAATTATATCCCTAGACTTTTTCTTAACTAATCCCATGCcagattttccattttttcctaaTCTTGtcaaatccctttttaaaaatctttccctttaatttttaaaagttgatgTTTCTGGTGTTTGCAACTCTCAGCTTCTACTGTAGCTGCTGCTTAACACCCTCCTTCACTGCTAATGGACTAGAAAGTATTCCATCACCTCATCTGATATGAGTTCTTTACTTTCTGAATGTGCAGTTGTGGCTTGTTAGCTATCTATACTCTCTTCTTAAAGAACTCCCAATTTTCCTTCCCATTTTTCTGAATATGTTTTTCCTCCCAATCAGTTTTGTGGATAATTTGCCATCTTTGAggaattagcccttttgaaatactAAATGTCTGTAGAAATTACTGGCTGGGAACTGTTCGTTGTTTCTCCATTGGAATGCAATCAGTTCCATTCTGTTATTTTGTTCTCCTCTATCATATGCCCTCTTCTTTGGGGCTCCTTTAATCTAAACAGTCTCAGATTTTTCAGTCTGTTGGCATATGGCTTCCTCCTCCATTCTCACAGCCTGTCTTAGAAGTCTCCTTTCCATCTGCTATATCCTTTATAGAGACTGGGGGATCAAAACTGAGTGCGTTTCCAGAGCAGGTTGATGTCTCCCCATTCCTTAGGCATCTGAACGTTTCTTTGTTTTGGCCACTACTATAAATGAGCAGGTGTGTCCATGGAACAGCTGTTGATGATACCCAGGTCTTTTCCCTCAGGTGGTTCTACTTGGAATGTTTCCCCTTGATACATGGATTGGCAAAgttttgggaggtttgggggtttttttaaactttcagatTTGGAAAATGAAAATGTGTGTGAAGAGGAACCAGTCTGCTTCACCCATGAGAAAAGTATCCAGTAGTGCATGTAGTAGCTCTtattaacattgtctctccacCCAGGCTTTTGTACTGCAACCATCACCCTGAATCCTGGGAACACATCAGAGTTGGACACCTTATCCCCTAcaccatgtcagattccaacaaaACCGACTTCACCAATCCCTCCagcttcatcctgctgggcattcctggcctggaggcggCCCACATCTGGATCTCCATctccttctgcaccatgtacgcTATAGCTGTCTTGGGGAACTTCATTATCCTGTTCATCGTGAAGACGGAAGCGAGCCTCCATGGGTCCATGtattatttcctctgcatgctggccatcacTGACCTGCTCCTGTCCACAGCCATAGTGCCCAAAATGCTGAGTaacttctggttcaattccagggaaatcgatttcagtgcctgcttcacccagatgtacttcattcactgcttcttaatgatggagtctgggatccttgtggccatggcttttgatcgctacgtggccatctgtgatcccctgagacattccaccatcctgacaaactCTGTCGTTTCCAAGATTGGTCTGGCCGTGGTGATGCGTGGCATCATGCTCGTACTGCCCTATCCCTTCCTGGCGAGacagtggccatattgcagaaccaacatcatctcCCAGACATACTGTGAGCACATGGCTGTGGTGAAGCTGACCTGTGGCGACACCCACATCAGTAGATACTACAGCCTCTTTATGGTATTCTGTGTGAAGGGTCTGGATATGATTTTTATCGCAGtgtcctatacccagatcctcagggccatcttcagcctccccacaaaggatgccctGCTCAAGACTTtggggacctgcagctcccacctctgttcCATCTTAGCCTTTTATATCCCCCTTCGCTTCTCCTCCCTCACACACCGGTTTGGCCATaatgtgcccctgcatttccatGTTCTCATTGCCAACGTGTAcctcctggtgccccccatgctgcaccccatcatctacggggtgaggaccaaacagatctgGGGCAGGGTGCCCTGGATCTTTACTCATAAAGGGACCTAAAGTTTTCTCTtggtgctctggctctcagaTCGAGCTccgtgcagagctggctggtgacatgGTGCTGGGTCCCCTTCCTGAATCACTCACTGTGCAGCCAGAGAGACATTAGACCCTTTCCTGAGCTTACTGTGCTGTGTCAGTGTGAGAAACTGGGGAATCGGTCAGTGTAGAACTCATTGGTTTGCCATCCTTCTAATTACTGATAACTGGACCTCTGcacatataagaacataagaacggccatactgggccagaccaaggatccatctagaccagtgtcctgtctgccaacagtggccaatgccaagtgccccagagggactgaacagaacagggaatcaagtgatccatcccctgccacccattTCCAGCTGCTGGCAAACACATACCATCCCTTCCCACGTTGGCTATTGATTGACTTTCACAACAcccttggcaaggagttccacagactagctgtgtgttgcgtgaagaaatactcccttttgtttgttttaaactgttgcctattaatgtcatttggtgaaccctagttcttatgttatgagaaggagtacatgccacttccttatttactttcttcacaccagttatgattttataaacctctgtcatatccccccgtagtcatctcttttccaagctgaaaggtcccagtcttattaatctctcctcataaggaagccgttccatacctctaatcatttttattgccccttttggaacattttccaattccaatatatattttttggggtggggcaaccacatccgaacacagtattcaagacgtgggcgtaccatggatttatagagagtcaatctgatattttctgtctgattatctatctctttcctggtgattcccaacattctgttcatttttttcatgctgctgcacactgagtggatgttttcagagaactaaccaccataacccccaggtccctgcccctTACCCCGCTTCTCCCCACAAGGCCATGCCCCTGGTACACATCTCCCCTCAAGGCCACAGATACTTCTGCACCTATTCCCCCAagacacagcccctgctccatcTCTTGCATCTGTGCCCCACTCCCCTCTCCGCCTCTTGCCCCAAGTCCCCACCAGTGCTGCTcgctctttttccccctccctgtccctcactGGATCACCTCCCGCTCCATCTGCTCCGGAGCTGTgacgggagctgctgcagcctgacaagGAGCCTGCAGTGAGGGCAGCGAGGATGTAGTGCTGGGGCTGATCGGCCAGTCGGGATCGGAGAGGGAAGCCGGGAAGCCGTATAAAAGCAGCTGAGGGTTGGGAGCAGGCCTGTGTGGCCGGCGAGTGGGATTGTGCACCGTACAGCTTGTGGGCCCTGAAGCTCAGCTACAGAGTCCTGAGGGCAGAGACCCTTGTGTGCTTTATTTCTTTAgctttcagctcccctttgctcCTCCCGGCGGGGGGCCTGTAGCAGGCAGAGCCCTGGAATGGGGATGAGCTGGGAGCCCTTTGCCCTGAGCCAGGCCTCGGGGGCAGGTGTGactttattgatataaactgggaccatatagaacatggtttgcaaccaaggtcctgtagtggcaccaaatcttatgtaaagggggtcatataaggtgtctaagaccaggttatgggttactggttatgattatgctgtctgtatgtctgtgctggggtgctgggagggagggggaagagtggggatggggatgatgtcataaacatacagctaagggtagcataaaatccctcttcacctgtaaagggttaattcctcttttacctgtaaagggtcaaGAAGCTGAGATAACCTGGGTGGCACCAGACCAAAAGGATCAATGAGGGGAGAAGACGCTTTCAGATCTGTGAGGGGAGGTTTTTGTTTGTGTCTTTGTTTTATTCTCTTCGAGCCagcaaggaaccagggcaggaaAAATACATCTCCTTCAGCATATTGAGAAATAGTAAGTGATAGcaaagaaatgcattagattatcttttggtttagcttgtgaattttctttctgcaacttcacatctcTGCCTTGAAGTGGAGAAAAAAACCTCCAGCTGCAACATGAAAAAAACATCAAtaaacaaccaaccaaaacccgctctgctttccaagcagccaaagaggaaaaaaagttgtCCTTTTAAAATCTTACTGggcttttggttcaaaatgatcccaccgcgctgccaccatgtcagggttccttccccactctgaactctggggcacagatgtggggacccacatgaaaagccccctaagcttatttttaccagcttagcttaaaaactttcccaaggcacaaattcaaCCTTGTCCTTGAACAGTAtccctgccaccaccaagtgagttagacaaagattcaggaaaaagaCCACCTGGAGTTCCTGTCTCCCCAGACTATCCCCGCAAGCCCTTCACCTCCCAGAACAGAGAGGAACTCAGCACTTAGGCTGCTCAGAGTCTTTGCTCAGGCCTCAATTCTGGTGGGATTCTCCAGCAAGGTgtaaggatcaggcccttttCCTGCACGTCGAGGAGCCCCTCGTACTGCAGAAGAGAGACTCTGCCAGGGAGGGGGCCCTGGGACAGACGCCATCCAGCAGCTCTGGCCCTGGTCACCAGTGGGAATATTGCACTGTGTGATGGCCCTGGATGGACCTAGGGCAGAACGGGGCAGCTCCGGGCACCCCCTGAGCGCCAgtcgtacctggggcagctcctggggatccCCTGGGAGCCAGTCgtacctggagcagctcctggggaccCCCTGGGGGCCAgtcgtacctggggcagctcccgagTGACCCCCTGGGGGTCAAttgtacctggggcagctcctgaggatcccctgggagccagtcgtacctggggcagctcctggggatccCTTGAAAGCCAGTCGTACCTGGGGCACTTCCTGGGGATCCTCTGGGGGCCAgtcgtacctggggcagctcccggggACCCCCTGGGGCCTGGCGATACCTGGTCTATGACGGGGCCTGTCATGGGGACCTCCGGGGCCTGGTCATACTgtaaggatcaggcccttttCCTGTAGCCATATGATAAGGTCTGTAGCCACAGTGTAAGGCCTAAAAGCCTGCtgcctttgtctgcagccagaTTGAAAGATCAGGTGGACACGGTGCCCTCGTTGGGCTTGGACAGGAGAATTCATTCAgtctcattccagtgcttaaaaaCCCAGGTGCTCTGCACTGGAGAAATACCCGCAATGAGCTGGATGAGCAGGCAGAGTGTTCAGCTGTGGGAATCGAAGTGCCTCCATTTTTTTAGTTTCAGCATGGGGaaccatttagggttgccaggtactGGGCTTTCAGCTGCAACAGCTGCCCTCTGTCCACAGGAACGTTCTGTTGGTGTTGGTTTTCCTGAGTCTGTTGCCCTGAAGTGACTGTGATGCGTTGGCAGGTTTCTGAGTGGGAGCAGGAGTGGAGTCCCGGGGTTCACACCTCACAGGAGTGGGGAGCTCACAACCTCCTGCTAGTTCTGAAAACCTCAGATTCACCTTCAGAGGACGGTGAAGGTTCAGACTCCCTCTGCCAGCctttcctctgcatcccacccAGGGAACAGCCCCTACCAGAGCTGGAGTCCATTTCCCCCTTGGTGTGATGGAGAGACCGTGATTACAGCAAGGaagttaggactcctgggttctgtctgtcaTCCTGCCACTCAGTCTCTGTgagaccttggccaagtcaccccTCCCCGTGCCTCAATTTACCTATCTGTATATTAAGGATAGTTTACCTGTCTgtataggagggtggtgaagcactggaatgggctacctaaggaggtggtggaatctccttccttagaggtttttaaggtcaggcttgacaaagccctggctgggatgatttagttggggttggtcctgctttgagcagggggttggactatatacctcctgaggtcccttccaagcctgatattctatgattctatgattctataatatgtTCATAATGACTTTCCTTTGCTAGGTGTGTTGAAGACCGTTCAGTGAAAGGTGCTGCACACTCTGAtgatagttactgatgagaaGTACTGATCTCTCCTTCTTTAGCGACAGCCTTGTGTGCCTGCAGAAAGTGTTTGtgtctccccttagccatctgtcTCCAGATCTGTCTGTCTACTACTTACCCATCCATCTTGGGCATTTACAGGGTATCAGACCCTATGGAAACCCAGGTATTGTCCCTAGTTTTCTACCTAatcaaatataatttttaaatattcacaaacgtacagagcagccaattcctctctgattcagcacagagcccaagagttctcatctccctttgggaaggtcccttaattactgtttactcctaaagcTGGAGAATTAGCACAGAAGCTCAGACATGGAAAGAGAGACATTGGCTAGATtgtctcctgtctccagcctgttTACATCCAGATGCCGCTTCTTCACTAGAGGCTGAACAAACCCCACTGGGGTTGCTCAGAGCTATATTATAGATGGTGCACACCCCTGTATCAGCTCTCGGtgtgggatgctgctgcagatgctgggctGAGAGTGGTGTGGGACAcggctacctgagggggattcccagggaagacactTCCATCTCAGGATTTACAGGTATCTATCTCTTGCTGAGGAACTCTGCTCAACAATCCTAGTGCAATGTGGGCATGCTGGGATAGAAAGTAAGTCTGGGGTCCTTTCTGCTCTGTGCTGCCATTAAACATCCCAAGCCCCTTGCCACAGGGGATGGGTTTGTTCCAGTATCACTGGCCAAAATGTCCCTCTTCCCTGTGCTACCCCAGCTGATGCCCTCCAGCcccaaggtggctgcatttcagtgacacAGCGGATTGCTCAGGATGAAAGGTGTCAGTAGATGTACAATACACAGCTCAATTCAGTGGCTCGTACTTTTCAGTGAGGGAAAACTGCCCGTGGAGTAAGAACTCTGGAGCCAGCTGTCATCTCCTGCTCTTGCATTTCAGGGACCGTTACCTGGCTTTTATCTCCTGTAAGGCATGCTCCTCACTGGAACAAttcaaagaatttttaaacatggGCAAGACATCATCTCTCCTGACCACACTAGAGAAGTCAGCTGAACTATTACgcctgaaacttttaaaaaacaattcagctGGAAGCAGACACCTAGTGTGGGAAACTTTAGTCCAAagggttaaagtttggcaaatttataagcaactgaaaatgaggTCTCCTAATTAAAGGTGTCAGACAGCCTGAAGTAAAGTTGGTGCCACTATCACCACCAATCTATTTGTGAATCACATGCAGCTAAACTCTTTGCTCCAGTAATGTCAGtgccaaggagttccacaagccaAGTACAGATTACGTAAacaattttcttttctgaatgtTGTATGTTCAGACTTCCAATGTAATTGAATGTTATCTTGTTTGTGGTTTATGAGACAGAGTAAATATAAATGCCAGATCTTCTTTCTTTATTGATAGATTCTTAGAGTTTAAAGTcacaagagaccattagatcatccagtatgatctcctgtataacaaaggTAATTACGTTTCATCCAGTCACTTCTGTATTGACTCTATAACTACTATTTGACTAAGACCCCGTCTACACTGGGATTTTTCATCACAGAAATCTTAGAGCAATGGAGTGAGAAGGGAcagcaaaggtcatctagtctaatcagCTGCCAAGATGCACGATTTGATCTGTGTAAAACATCCAAGGTAGATGAttatccagcctcctttggaaaacccctattgaaggagcttccatgaccaCCCAGGGCATGTGTTTCATTGTCCTCCTGGTctgagttaggaagtttttcctgagatttcatcTAAATGTGCttcgcctcttgtcctgccctcagtgACAAAGAGaataacttttctccatcttttttatggcagtctTTCAAACATTTGAAAAGTGCTGTAATGTCCCCCCcccagtctcttcttttccaaattaacattcctagttccttcagcctttgctcatctgGCTTGTTTTCCATCTCTTGGATCATCTTTGTCTCTCGCCTCtgtatcctttccagtttctctacatccgtCCTATACACTGGTGACCCAAACtggccctgagagatgtagctatatcaATCtgatcccagtgtagacagcatgaggtcaatggaagaattctttcatcaacctagctaccgcctctcggggaggtAGATTACCCCTGCCGACGGTGTAAgtcgtgtctacactgaagcgctatgGCAGCTCTGCTGTAGaattgtcagtgtagacaagccctcgagcagatcttccagaaataCATCCTGTCTGGGTCAGCACAAATGGggagctggagaatccaccacttcccttcgcagtttgttccaatgattaatcaccCTCAGAGGTAAAGATTTGGTCCTTATTTCCATCTGGaagttgtctggcttcagcttccagtgatTGGGCCTacctctgcctttctccactacaTTACAGAGTCCATTACCCAAGGTTTTCTCCCCAGGAAAGTCTCTGCTTGATCATCTTTTCGTTGAGATAAATAGATGAAGCTCTTTAAGTCTTTCTCtgtcaggcattttctccagcttccaatcatttttgtggctcttttgtgCACCCTTCCCAATTTCTCAAGATTGTTTTTGAAATGTGGATCTCATAATTGGAGGCAGTTGATTTCACCAGTGTTATGTGCAGAGGCAACATCCTTCCCCTACTTCAACTCAGcactcccctgtttatgcatccaggggttgcattggctcttttggccacagcattgcactgggagctcgcAATGAGTTGGTTGCCCacaatgacccctaaatcctttcctGAGTCCCTGCATTCCATAAAATAGTGCCTGCTTGTGGGCTGAGCCTCCCTTCCCAGTTCCAAGAGgatcactttgcatttgtctgtattaacACATTTTGTTTGCATGGGCCCAGCTCTTCAAATGCTCCAGATCAATCAGTGTGCTGCCCTGGATTCCTCATTGTAACCACTCTTCCAGCTTCTGGGTCATCACaaattttatctgcagtgattttCTATTTGCTCCCAGGTCACTGATGAAAATATCGAACAGCATCCAGcgtagaactgatccctgcagaacctaACTAGAAACAGTCCCATTCACTGGCAAAGGCCCACTGACAACTGCTttctgagatctgtcagttagccagtttttagtccATTTTATGTGCGCTCCACTGGTTTTGCAATGTTCATTTTGTTTCTCTCAATGTTTTCCTCTAATAAATGAAATGCCTCAGAGAAATTGAAGTGTATTGCATCTCCACGGTTCCCTTGATCAACGAAACATGCACTCTCCTTATTTGACAAGGCCGGTTTCCATAAATCATGCTGTTGACTGGCATTGATTATATTCCTAGACTATTTTTTACACTACTCTCATACCAGCTTTTCCATTCTTTCCTAACTatgtcaaataatttttaaaacattccttTCATTTTGTTAAATTGTTTACTTTTAACCCAGCACTGACCTGTATTtgcctttcttttctcttttttgagcagccagacaccaaggccATTAGAGGGGCGCAAGAGGAGAAAtctgaatcagggaggctttgaggcaacactttgaaGCTGAGAACCAGTAATGTATGTTGCTGTGCTTGGGACTGTATTGCAGAATGACATCCAGTGTCAGTAGGGTAGGAAGCAGTTGTGATTGTTCAGGCCCAGGATAAATGATAAAATTGCTTGCTTGTTTGCTGCTGCCATCTGCTGTCACAACTTGCATGGAAACAAATAAAGAGTGTGTATTATTCAAACAACTTTGCTTTTATAGCC of the Gopherus flavomarginatus isolate rGopFla2 chromosome 1, rGopFla2.mat.asm, whole genome shotgun sequence genome contains:
- the LOC127052028 gene encoding olfactory receptor 52R1-like, whose protein sequence is MSDSNKTDFTNPSSFILLGIPGLEAAHIWISISFCTMYAIAVLGNFIILFIVKTEASLHGSMYYFLCMLAITDLLLSTAIVPKMLSNFWFNSREIDFSACFTQMYFIHCFLMMESGILVAMAFDRYVAICDPLRHSTILTNSVVSKIGLAVVMRGIMLVLPYPFLARQWPYCRTNIISQTYCEHMAVVKLTCGDTHISRYYSLFMVFCVKGLDMIFIAVSYTQILRAIFSLPTKDALLKTLGTCSSHLCSILAFYIPLRFSSLTHRFGHNVPLHFHVLIANVYLLVPPMLHPIIYGVRTKQIWGRVPWIFTHKGT